The window AGGCGGAATCCCCGGGCCGGAGTCGGACACGGCCAGTTTCAGCATCGTTCCCACAAACTCGGATCGGATTCTGAGCTCACCCCCTCCGGGCATTTCCTGCACCGAGTTTCGCATGATATTGAGCAGCACCTGGCGGATCTGGCTGGCATCGGCCCAGGCCGGCGGCAGCGCGGGATCCAGTTCATAGTGGATTTGGATCAGCTGATCATCGATCTCTGCGTCCATGAAATGCACCGTCTGCAGCACGAGGCCGTTCAGGTCTATCTCGGCGAATTTCGGGACGCTTGGGCGAGAGAATTCAAGTATAGAACGAAGAATTTCGTCAAGCCGTGCAGTCTCCTCGATGATGATCCCGACCTTCTGTTTGTTTCGATCCCGTTCGCCGAGCGAGGAGTAAACGCTTCGTGCAAAGCCGCCGATTGCCGCAAGCGGGTTACGAATCTCGTGGGCAACGGACGCGGCGACCTCGCCGATCGCGGACAATCGCTCGGTCTTAATCAGGCGATCGCGGCTCTCTTTCAAGTGCTGGTTCGCCAGAGTCAGCTCATGCAAGCGCTTCTCCAGGCTAACGAGCAATCGGCCGCGTTCAAAGGCCGAGGCCGCGCTATTTGCGAACAGTTTAAGCCTGTGCAAGTCCTCCTCTTCAATCGGCCGCAAGCTGAACAAATTATCAACAAGCAGCACCCCCAGCACTTCGTCACGCGTGCAGAGCGGAACGATGGCAAACTCGCTTGCCTGATACTGCGTCAGGAACTCGCCGGGCAGGTCCGCCAGATCGCTGGCGCGGGTGACCAACACCGCGTCCCGTTCGCGCATTGCGCACGAAAACGGATTGGCCTCGTCGCTCACATCAACGCGCAGCGCGCGCGCGTACTGCGACTGCGCTTCGAAATCGTAGGCCGCACCGCTGACTCGCTGCGCGAACATCTCGCTCAGCGTCATCGCCTTTTGGTTCAGCTCGGACCAGATTCGCCACGCGTCCTCGGCGCTGGCCGGACCGACTCCGGCTTCTCCGTGCAGCATCGCATGGGACTCATCGAAACTCAGAATGTAGGCGCGGTTGAAGCCGAGCCCGGACCCCGCGGTCACACCGGCGAGCACGATGCCCATCACGCTCCGTAGATCGACCGATGATTGGAGCGCGTCGCTGACTTCTGTCAGGACCTGCAACTCGATCACCCGCTTGTTGAGCGCATCGTTCATGGCTCGCTGCGCGGTCACGTCCCGCAGAATCGCCTGGTAGAAACGCTGTCCTTCCAGTTCGAGCGCGCTGGCCGACGTATCGACGTAAACGTATTCGCCGTCATTGCGCAAGATCGGCACGTCTTCAAACCGGCCCTGCCCGCTGCTCATCACGGACTCGATGCGCGCCTGGACTTCCGCTTGTCGCGAGGGCGGCCGGATGTCGAAGGCGGTCATGCGCATCAACTCCTCGCGGGAATAGCCGACGAGCTGCAACATCTGGGGATTCGCGTCCACGATGCGGTGGGATACCGGGTCGATCAAGACGATGGCGTCATTGGCGTTCTCGAGCAGCGCCCGATAGCGGTGCTCGGAGTCCTCGATCTGCCGTTCCAGTCGGCGCTTCTCCGTAACGTCGCGAGCCACCGCCATGATACCGGTGATCGCCCCGTGCTCGGTAACGGGTGTTAGCGAGACAAAGGCGACCATTTCGCGGCCGTCCTGCCGCAGAAACCCGATATCGCGCACATGACTGTGCCCTTCCAGCAAGTACGGCAGCACGACCTGCACATCCGACCGGTCAGACTCGCGCACGTGATCGAAGAAGTTCGTCCCCAACACTTGACGCCAGTGTTGACCCAGCATCCCGATCACCTGCCGGCTGACAAAATTGATCTTGCCGTCGCGTTCAGTGCGGAAGATGACGTCGCCGACATTGTCGATCAGGGAACGGTAGGATGCTTCGCTCTCCTCGAGCTCGCGTTCCAATCGGAATTGTTCAATGGATTGCGACGTCAACGTGAGAAACAACTCGATCAGCGCCAGCGTTTCCGGATGCGGAATACTGACTTCGTCGCCATCTCCCAGCTCGGCCAGGCCGACCAAGTGGCCTTCGTGATCGCGCACGGGGGCGATCAGGACCGGCTGCCCGCCGGAACCGCTGGCCGTATCGGCCGCAATCGTCGTGGAAGGTTGGTCACCGAGCAACACGCGTAGATCCCGATAGCGCTCGATTGACGCGAGCGTGACCAGCGGCACACCTCCCTCGCCGGTCACCATGCCCTTCTGCACATCATCGAGGTATAGCCGCGCCGACCGGAAGAAGTTGGGCCCGCAAAGTGCCGCGGCGGCCTGCGCGAGCTTGTGTTCGATCGTCACGGCCGCCATCACGGCGGGCACACATTGAAACAGGCAGGTCAGCCGCTCTTTGGCAAACAAGACCTCCCGTGTCTTGTCATCAACGAGGTGTTGCGAGGAAGTGCTCAGCCGTTCGATCTCAGAGCGGATCAGCGAGTTTTCCAGCAGCAGGTCGCGCCGCTCTATCGTCAGCCGAATCAAGCCTCGCGCCTGGTCGATCGAGACGATCGGTAAGTGCAGCCACGCGTCCACAAGTTCCGCGCATGCCACTTCTTCGCTGGCCGTACGGTGCGAAGCGGCGACGCCCACCAAGGTTACCGTGGGCAGTTCGCGCCGCGCGGCTTCAATCGCCTCGTGCGTGGCCGTCCCGCAACTGAACAGCAAGAGATCCGCGTGCTGCTGCTCAGCCGCTGCCACCGCCTCAGCAAGCGACCCGAGAATCTGCAGCCGGAACTCGGCGGCAGGGAGCAGTTGACGAATAGAATCCGCAGCCTCGCCGCTGACTCCGCCCGTCACGCACAGTCGCACTAACGGCTTTCTGGCTTGCATCGCCGCGGCTCCCGTTGACGTGTTGCCATCTATCCCGGCGGCCACTGGAAGTCCCGTCCCGAGAGTAGATGAAGGTGGAGATGAAACACACTTTGCCCGGCGCGCTCACCGCTATTGATCACAAGTCTGTAACCGTCGGCCTCCATCCCGGCGAGACGAGCCGCTTCGCCGGCGGCGACAACCAGTCGTCCCACCAGCGGAATGTCCGTCGGATTCAGGTCCGCCAGTTTTTCGATGTGCCGTCGGGGGATGACCAGCAGATGCTTGGGGGCCTGTGGATTGACATCGTGAAATGCGACAATGTCATCAGTTTCCAAGACCTTTTTGGATGGGATCTCGCCCGATGCGATTTTGCAGAAGATACAGGAACTCATCGTCCTCTCTGTTTCTATTCACAGGAATACGGACAAATATAGGGTCGTGTACGCTGGGAAGCAACTCCTCATCCCGGCACGACGTTGTGGCTGGGCGACGACCTCCAAGCGCGATTCCTCACATGAGCCGAAATGCGCTGCCATCGACCCGCGCTCGCTGCCATCACAAGCGCTCAATGCCGTTGGCGACGAGGCTCATGCCACTTGATCACTTCACGAGGTGGATAATGCATATATTAAATATTAACAATCTGTTGGTTAGAATTATGGCTGTCCAAGGTATTGCAATGCCTCCCGCGAACCGGCTGCGTCCGCACGGTGCGCCCTTGACTTTATTTAAGTAGATTTGTACATTTGGAGTCTGCATTCCGGAGTAGCTCAGCGGTAGAGCGGGTGGCTGTTAACCACTAGGCCGGGGGTTCGAATCCCTCCTCCGGAGCAATCACTTAATTGACAAGACACCAGCTCGTGGTCCCCTCCGGGCTGGTGTTTTTTCATTACCGGGTGTCTTGCAGAAACGGAGTACCCATGGAACGATCGACCAACACGATTGGGCTCGTCGCGATCGCGGTTGCCA is drawn from candidate division KSB1 bacterium and contains these coding sequences:
- a CDS encoding PAS domain S-box protein, whose translation is MQARKPLVRLCVTGGVSGEAADSIRQLLPAAEFRLQILGSLAEAVAAAEQQHADLLLFSCGTATHEAIEAARRELPTVTLVGVAASHRTASEEVACAELVDAWLHLPIVSIDQARGLIRLTIERRDLLLENSLIRSEIERLSTSSQHLVDDKTREVLFAKERLTCLFQCVPAVMAAVTIEHKLAQAAAALCGPNFFRSARLYLDDVQKGMVTGEGGVPLVTLASIERYRDLRVLLGDQPSTTIAADTASGSGGQPVLIAPVRDHEGHLVGLAELGDGDEVSIPHPETLALIELFLTLTSQSIEQFRLERELEESEASYRSLIDNVGDVIFRTERDGKINFVSRQVIGMLGQHWRQVLGTNFFDHVRESDRSDVQVVLPYLLEGHSHVRDIGFLRQDGREMVAFVSLTPVTEHGAITGIMAVARDVTEKRRLERQIEDSEHRYRALLENANDAIVLIDPVSHRIVDANPQMLQLVGYSREELMRMTAFDIRPPSRQAEVQARIESVMSSGQGRFEDVPILRNDGEYVYVDTSASALELEGQRFYQAILRDVTAQRAMNDALNKRVIELQVLTEVSDALQSSVDLRSVMGIVLAGVTAGSGLGFNRAYILSFDESHAMLHGEAGVGPASAEDAWRIWSELNQKAMTLSEMFAQRVSGAAYDFEAQSQYARALRVDVSDEANPFSCAMRERDAVLVTRASDLADLPGEFLTQYQASEFAIVPLCTRDEVLGVLLVDNLFSLRPIEEEDLHRLKLFANSAASAFERGRLLVSLEKRLHELTLANQHLKESRDRLIKTERLSAIGEVAASVAHEIRNPLAAIGGFARSVYSSLGERDRNKQKVGIIIEETARLDEILRSILEFSRPSVPKFAEIDLNGLVLQTVHFMDAEIDDQLIQIHYELDPALPPAWADASQIRQVLLNIMRNSVQEMPGGGELRIRSEFVGTMLKLAVSDSGPGIPPERLEKIFDAFFTTKPSGSGLGLSICSQIVRNHNGRLEAFSNPGEGATFIMTLPAAGTGS
- a CDS encoding histidine triad nucleotide-binding protein, whose amino-acid sequence is MSSCIFCKIASGEIPSKKVLETDDIVAFHDVNPQAPKHLLVIPRRHIEKLADLNPTDIPLVGRLVVAAGEAARLAGMEADGYRLVINSGERAGQSVFHLHLHLLSGRDFQWPPG